A stretch of DNA from Caldalkalibacillus salinus:
TGCCGCATTAAGTCACGTAAAGTTTGGCGTGTATGCGGTGGCCTCGGCTATTGGCAAAGTTCCGTCTATGTTATTGTTCGCCCTCATCGGTGACCAAGCTTTTTCCAATCCAGAAAACATCCTACTGACCGTTATCATCTATACAACGTTCCTAAGTATCGTGCTAAGTGCATATCACGTATGGAAAAAGAAAATAGCCTTAGGAGAAACCTCCTAAGGCTATTCAAATCCCATATATCGTTATACTCTATATGTTTTGTGTCAATTATTATAGTTTTACAACGTTTGAAGCTTGTGGTCCACGGTCACCTTCAACGATTTCAAATTCAACACGTTGACCTTCATCTAATGTCTTGAACCCTTCAGCTTGGATTGCGCTGAAGTGAACGAATACATCGTTACCCCCTTCAACCTCGATAAATCCATAACCTTTCTCTGCGTTAAACCATTTAACTGTACCTTGTTGCATGAACAAAAACCTCCTAAAACAATTTCTGGCATAAGCCAAATTTTTTGACTTACCTTAAAAGAGGGTGAAGGGAAACAAAAATAGTCCTACCAAAGTGGAGGCGTTACTTGAAATCCTCCTATTCGGTACGACTTCAAATCCCACAATCCATCTTTCTCAGTAATGCACTTAAAATTAAATATTAAGTCAGCTTTATAGTGACCTTAATATTTATTTCATGTTACAACAAAAAACTGTCGGTGTCAATTCCTGATCATGATTATTCAACTCCCAAATTTAAAATTCGAACTTACAATAGTAAAAGCCATGACAACGTCATGGCCATTAAAAAGGAGGTTTCTAGGGACACTGGAAACGGGAGGTTTGAATTAATGTAATATATCCTATGTATCCTTAATCACTTTGACAAGGCTGTCAACCATGCATGTCAGAAAAGGCGCATTCATTAATCTTTATAACTATAGTTGAATGCCCTGTCTGATTCTTTTCCCCTGCATAGTATATCGTAACTAAACAGGAAAGGAGGAGCATGCATGTCTCACTTTAACAACTTTTCTCTTATCGTAGTGCTGTTCGTTCTTCTTATCATCGTGGGATGCGGATGTAACATCTACTAATATTTAATATATAAATGAAAGGAGAATGCACACATGAGTTGGGGCTGTGGATGTAACTACGGTGGTTATGGTGGCAGTTACGGTGGATACGGACAACAAGGCTTTGGAGGGTTTGCCCTCATTGTTGTACTATTCGTCCTCCTTATCATCGTAGGGAATGGGTTCACCGACTAGTTAATCGTAAAAAAAGCACAACGATGCCTTTCGTTGTGCTTTTTTTCAATTTATTTTTAATAACGTGCCCCCCCCCCCGATAGCGAATATGTTTCTGTTTCGCCTTAAGAAGGAAACACTGACCTCGAGCATACTCAGCGTATGCCCTCTGATATGGATAATATGGCTAAGATTAAGATCATGCCCTTGAGTAAGTAAGAAAGTTTCTCTGATGAAACCT
This window harbors:
- a CDS encoding cold-shock protein, translated to MQQGTVKWFNAEKGYGFIEVEGGNDVFVHFSAIQAEGFKTLDEGQRVEFEIVEGDRGPQASNVVKL
- a CDS encoding YjcZ family sporulation protein — translated: MSHFNNFSLIVVLFVLLIIVGCGCNIY
- the yjcZ gene encoding sporulation protein YjcZ yields the protein MSWGCGCNYGGYGGSYGGYGQQGFGGFALIVVLFVLLIIVGNGFTD